GTTAACAGGGTAAAGCAAAATGTTTTTGTGATGAAGCGTCGTCAAATTCAAACCAAATTACTCCGTAGATTGATAGTCAAACTACTAATACATGAGTAATACTTTgaaaatacggagtatacgaTTAAGAAAAATCTAAGGGGTCATTTGGGTGGGTATTTTTcaaatacaaacttttaggaaatatggtctaacggttagaccactttatgcactggaaccaattagttatgcactttaattaattagttaatcactgaaatcaattagttaagtctaaaattcaattagttaagcaacgaaatcaattagttatgtaaccgaaccaattagttaagcacttaacCAATTAGCTAAACAATtaaactgattagttaagcaatgagatcaattagttaagattttatgagttttagttaataataagtttgttaaaaaataataattattcgactcataaatttaactatttgtctttataccttacctattttgttattcaattagttatgattttattacttttagttactccctccgtatttatttaagagatacacttgatcaggcacgggtattaagaaaaagaattgaatgaaataaagttataaaacaagtggggttaggtagatattttaataagtaaaataagtggggaccatgtcattttaggggatggAGGGTGAGGGTGGGGTgtaaatagattatttaattagatggtggggttgataagttaccaaaaatagcaagtgtatctcttaaataaatacgaccggaaaaggcaagtgtatctcttaaaaaaatacagagggagtatgttggtacctatttgtctttataccttaCCTAGTTTAGTTACTACCAAGAAAGTGGTCTAACGTTAGTCGATTTTACACAAAAGTTTATGTTTTTCAAAGAATTGGAATAGAGTTAGAGTTCATTTCATCCACTTTATTGTTTGGTTGGGCCTTTTTGGAATGGAGTCCCAAACCAATGGGGTTCTATCTCCATTCCATACCCCTAAAATCTCATTCCCACTTCTTACCATAAGATTGACATTCCATTCCACCAAGGTTACTAACCCTAACTCATAAGGAGAAATTGGAATCTTGTAATAATTGGATGTTagaataatgattgggtgtaagagaaagtaataaataaatgaaggagatatgagatatttttattaaaataataaaaaaaaatcataaaagtggggttgaaTGAGTGAatggggaaatgtgaatgaattaaaataagggatgatggggaaatttatggtaaaaagtcatgtctaaaaataggaataggaatatCAAATAGGAACGTTATTTATGGAAACAGGAACATCAAATGGGAACGGACtcacggagggagtactatttatTACTCCTTCCGCTCCTAAATGATCTTCCTCTTTCCATAAATAGCGTTCCTATTTGATCTTCATGTTTCTATTTTTTAACATATTTTTTGACCAAAATACCCTTCTTTATCTTTCTAGTCACCAAAAATACCTAACAATATTTACATATTCTACCATAAATTTCCTcacatcccttatttaattcattcacattttccCATTCACCCACTCAACctcacttttatgattttttattactttattacaaatatcttctctctcctttctttattactttcatttatttctttattactttctcttacactcaatcattattcttacacctaATTATTACAAGAtttcaatttcttaattttcAACCAAAACCCCAAATAAGAAGATCATAAAGGAACAGAGGGAATTATGAACCAAACAACATAATTGGAGTGTAGAATTCATTCCAGAAACATACCAAACATTTTCAGATTGGTATGGAAAATAGAACCCATACCATCCAGGTATGAGATCCCATTCCACCTAAGCGAACCAAACGACCCCTGAGAAAACGTTACACACTACAGAGTACCcagtaacatttgttttcatatactcattccgtatttaattaaaagatacagtTTGTCTGGCACGTAGTTTTAAAAgattgagttgaatttattaaagtaagaTAAAAGTGGGATATtgagttattatttattgtaattaattgatagtggatgaattatttattatagtaaaaagaaGACGTATGTGTAGGACAATAAGAGAAAGATAAAGATTAATATAATAGGAAGTGAGGACCAAGGTGTTTGATAACTATGGTCTTACATTTGGTTCCACCATTTTTTTTCCTCAATTCCTCTCAACCAGCTCTTAGAGCAACAATAAGGGAAGATTCTTATTTAAGGGGCTCTTAATCTTTCTCCTATGCCACCTAAGCACTAATTCAAAATAAGTTTCTTcccaaaaattatgaaaatggaCTACTATGCCACCTCTTATTCTCTCTTAccctattttttaattttattttcatgcaAAAAAATGATGTGGCACACGCTCTTATTTCAGAATTTTATATTAGAAACTCTAATTAAGAGTCTCCTATTTCCTACCACAGTTTTCCTCTCTTTAAGAGCCCTTTAAGTGATCCCCTTATTCATGCTCTTAATAAAGCATAGTATAAAACATGAGGCAAACAattaggaacagagggagtaccaATTACTTGGTCCTGTCTTACAACAATGAATCACATACTCACATATCATATCAAAGAAATGTAATTCTTACGACTTGGGGATTAATTGTAAAAagttttactccctccgtctctttttgttttttacgttttgtatttttcacgcgttttaatgaataattaatttgcataaAAATCCCTCAAATTTTTCATTTAAacgagataaattacgtttatttataatgttttcacttttatcaaaattttgatattgggaaatgagaaaaaatttaatgtcccaatggaaaagtgtgagagattaaatgactcaattaatttgattggttaaaataataattggacacaatttttgatagaatactaagttatttatgtgataatataaaaggaaatgtaaagaacattttgaaatatcaaaaaaaaaaacgtaaaaaacaaaaagagacggagtgaGTAAACGAGAATCTGGAATTGACATGAAAAAAATGTTTTAAGAGAAGACCCATGATATTGCTCTAATCCTTGTCTTCTGTCATGTCTTTTCAATATTATCACCTAACCAAAAGATCAGTGACAAAATTAATACAAGTCCACAGTACCAATGTCGTACCACTCCGTTATACagtaagttcagaaaaaaataCCATTATTATATTCTAAAAAATGAATTCCACCTTCCACCACAATATAGGGAGGAGGAATCTAAAGGAAAATGCATAGGAATTCGCATTTTCTGCTTTATTTTTCACTTTTCGAGTATTTTTTGGCACTCGAGGAAACATAGCTAGGCGGGAATATAATAAAGGTTACTACGGAGTACCATATTATCACTTCTATTCAAAGCGTGACACATTTTTGGGAGAAGTAATACAGTCAGCTACTCATGTTTCTTCACAATAGATATAATATGCtcctttaaaataaatataaatataatttgaATAGTGTTGAAtgaatatttttatatttttcgctaataaacaaaataaaataggatagtgaaaaatattgaaaatataaaagttcaaaatatttaatatatatacaCTTTTAGAGCTAGAGAGtataaataaacattttaattcattttttaAACGCTATTTAATTAAGAAATGCATTCCAAAATTACTATCCGGTAAAACAGACTACAGAGTAGAAGTATTTAATAATCGTATTTCGTAAATatgtcaattttttattttatgaagTACTCGGCTTTATATTTTTCTCAAAAAAGAATATTGTTATGATTATTATCTACCTTTTCTGACTTTCACCCTCTTTTTAGCTTGGTTTCTCACTGGTCTTTTTCACAACTCAGAAGGACATGTTTTTACCTAATTACAAGATGACCCATCTCCTAACCCcaagatttttttaaaattatacggagtactttttaCCGTAATTACTTGAACACAAAAAGATACGGAGTAACTACAAGATTCCAAAAAATAGATAAAAGCTTTGACGATCAACAACATGAAAATTATCCCTTTCCTCTTTCACTAATTCCAAACTTTCCCTAAAATGAAGAGAAATTAACAAACTGTAACATCCTTTTTTTGCGATTTTCTCTAGTCTATGTGTTGGATAACAAATTTATAATTTCTCAACACATAGAACTAGAGAAAATCGCAAATAACATGACGTTGACGAATTCGATTAGACCAATAATGAAAAAAATGGATAACAAAATTATACTCCATTTTACATCGATTAGGACAACACATTACACTAAACTAGCATCCCTTGCAAAATTCATACTCCTTTGAGCGCCAAAAGTCTTCAAAATGTACCACATACACACATTGGTTTTACCTAATCTAAGAATGACACACAAGTATACAACACACCTCCAGCTAAAAAGTTGATAAAAAGAACAAAGACAAGAAATTTACGCCGAAAAATACTACTTCATCCATTCCTAAATAATTGTGGCAGCAAAAATGACAAAATTTTCACTATTAATTCAAATGCATATTAAAGTGCAGTATACATCCAATGTATCTAACAACATTAAGTAATTAATGACACTATTTCACATATAAACCAGACAAAAATGCATAAATTTACTTTCCTAATAATATTTGATATTTCCCTCAAAAACCTTCTTAAAGTTTAAGAACATTTTaatggaaaaagaaaaataaagaggtTGAAGGAATGATTTGACTAAGCTTCTTTTTTTTCAGTaaacaaaatttaaaaaaactaaattttacttttttcttttttgttgttgGAATTATCACACATTCGGACCCCAAAGATTCTTCCAAAAACGAGAATGAAATAACCCAATGACGTCCGGGAGTACCTTCCTCGCCAACCCTTTGTGCTGCTCTTGCTGCTGTAACTCCTGGTGGGGCCCACtttcttcatcatcttcttcaccatcaccGGCAAACACTGGAGAAAACGAAAACTCttcagtttctctctcctccacgtCAGCTAGAACAAGAATCTCCGGCGACTGAACTTCTTCTCTATCCTCTCTTCCAACAACAACGAGATTCTCCGGCGGGACAGAACTCAGAGAAGAAGACCCACTCCCAGTCTCACTAACACAAGgtgattctctctcctccacgtCAGCACTCacgactttctctctccttcttccaTTGTCTTTCTTCTTCTTGGACTTCGGCGTCGTTATCGTCTTCTTCTCGCTTGAAGAAAGATGCTCCTCGAAAGCTTCAATCGCTTGATGAATGAGCTCGCTGTGAGGGGAAGAATCCCAGCGATTCCAGAAGTGGGAGAAACAGTCGAAACAGCAACAATCGAAGCTGGGCGATACATGAGTCTTTGTATTCGTCCCTGTTGATGAGGATGATGATTTCTTGTTggattttttcttgattttcggGTCAAAACTTGAAGA
This sequence is a window from Spinacia oleracea cultivar Varoflay chromosome 1, BTI_SOV_V1, whole genome shotgun sequence. Protein-coding genes within it:
- the LOC110785724 gene encoding uncharacterized protein; translated protein: MKLNKSKNKGKVHPSPFSSSSSSASNHDPVSSLNHLLPTAIFTLISVLSLQDREALAYMITHSLKSSTLNYCNYCPSSSCSSSFDPKIKKKSNKKSSSSSTGTNTKTHVSPSFDCCCFDCFSHFWNRWDSSPHSELIHQAIEAFEEHLSSSEKKTITTPKSKKKKDNGRRREKVVSADVEERESPCVSETGSGSSSLSSVPPENLVVVGREDREEVQSPEILVLADVEERETEEFSFSPVFAGDGEEDDEESGPHQELQQQEQHKGLARKVLPDVIGLFHSRFWKNLWGPNV